From one Enterococcus sp. DIV2402 genomic stretch:
- a CDS encoding oxaloacetate decarboxylase subunit alpha, translated as MTKKIRFTETVLRDGQQSLIATRMPTSDMLPIIKTMDEAGFRALEMWGGATFDSCVRYLNEDPWERLRAIRKEVKNTKLQMLLRGQNLLGYRHYADDVVKAFVGKSIENGIDVIRIFDALNDVRNLQTAIRATKEAGGECQAAISYTTSKVHTFDYFVDLAKELAKTGADSICLKDMSGVLTPYAAFELVSRIKDSVALPLEVHTHATSGISEMTYLKAAEAGADIIDTAISSFAGGTSQPATESIATAFEELGFDTGLNMNKVTKIAEYFNPIRDQFREDGILNPKVKDVEPKTLIYQVPGGMLSNLLSQLKEQGLSDKYDEVLAEVPKVRADLGFPPLVTPLSQMVGTQALMNVISGERYKLIPNEIKDYVRGYYGKSPAPISEEMKKKIIGEDEAITCRPADLIKPELAILEEEIKKYAKSEEDVLLYAMFPQQGKDFLGRREDRFYDVPTQSVSVKFAIE; from the coding sequence ATGACTAAGAAAATTCGGTTCACGGAAACTGTTTTGCGTGATGGTCAGCAGAGTTTGATTGCAACACGCATGCCTACTTCAGATATGTTACCAATTATAAAAACAATGGATGAAGCAGGCTTCCGTGCTTTAGAAATGTGGGGAGGTGCTACTTTTGATTCTTGTGTGAGATATTTAAACGAGGATCCCTGGGAAAGATTACGCGCAATAAGAAAAGAAGTAAAAAATACTAAATTGCAGATGCTGCTTAGAGGACAAAATCTTTTAGGTTATCGTCACTATGCAGATGATGTGGTAAAAGCTTTTGTCGGAAAATCAATTGAAAATGGAATCGATGTGATTCGAATTTTTGATGCACTGAACGATGTGCGTAACCTACAAACAGCAATCCGTGCGACCAAAGAAGCTGGCGGTGAATGTCAAGCAGCAATCTCCTATACAACAAGTAAAGTTCACACGTTTGATTATTTTGTTGATTTAGCTAAAGAGCTAGCTAAAACAGGTGCAGATTCAATTTGTTTGAAAGATATGTCTGGAGTTTTAACGCCTTATGCTGCTTTTGAGTTAGTCAGTCGAATAAAAGATTCCGTGGCTTTGCCTTTAGAGGTGCACACACATGCAACAAGCGGAATTTCAGAAATGACCTATTTAAAAGCTGCTGAAGCGGGTGCCGATATCATTGATACCGCAATTTCCTCATTTGCAGGAGGTACAAGTCAGCCAGCAACGGAATCTATAGCTACTGCATTTGAAGAATTGGGATTTGATACAGGTTTAAACATGAATAAAGTAACAAAAATTGCAGAATATTTTAATCCAATTCGTGATCAGTTTAGAGAAGATGGCATCTTAAACCCAAAAGTGAAAGATGTTGAACCTAAGACCTTGATTTATCAAGTTCCTGGTGGAATGCTTTCTAATTTGTTAAGCCAATTAAAAGAACAAGGATTATCAGACAAGTATGATGAAGTTTTAGCCGAGGTACCGAAAGTCCGAGCTGATTTAGGGTTTCCTCCTTTAGTAACACCACTATCACAGATGGTCGGTACTCAGGCTTTAATGAATGTCATATCAGGGGAGCGTTATAAACTGATTCCTAATGAAATCAAAGATTATGTTCGAGGATACTACGGAAAATCTCCCGCACCAATCTCTGAAGAAATGAAGAAAAAAATCATTGGTGAAGATGAAGCCATCACTTGCCGTCCTGCTGATTTGATTAAACCAGAATTAGCAATTCTAGAAGAAGAAATTAAAAAGTATGCAAAATCGGAAGAAGATGTTTTGTTGTATGCGATGTTCCCACAACAAGGCAAAGATTTTCTGGGACGTAGAGAAGATCGTTTTTATGATGTACCTACACAATCGGTTTCGGTAAAATTTGCTATTGAATAA
- the citX gene encoding citrate lyase holo-[acyl-carrier protein] synthase: MSDELFDGEEITLEEILDAREKRVSMQQKILETYPNSSLLVATMNIPGSIKNSIGLMAIFVEAVAYIEHQLADVVPNVRICHSKKTGAEYYLSVNLLPEKLKKKMIQIEETYKYGRLFDLDVIWFDEKLKNISRQVLKHPSRKCLICQKDAKECGRSRQHSIEELQNKIYEMVSIGKEQ; the protein is encoded by the coding sequence ATGTCTGATGAACTATTTGATGGTGAAGAAATTACTTTAGAAGAGATACTAGATGCTAGAGAGAAACGAGTCAGTATGCAACAAAAAATATTGGAGACTTATCCAAATTCTTCTTTATTAGTAGCTACAATGAATATTCCAGGATCGATTAAAAACTCGATTGGCTTAATGGCTATTTTTGTGGAGGCTGTTGCATACATTGAACATCAGTTGGCTGATGTAGTTCCAAATGTTAGAATTTGCCATAGTAAAAAAACAGGTGCTGAATATTATCTATCTGTTAATCTATTGCCAGAAAAATTAAAGAAAAAAATGATTCAAATTGAAGAAACTTATAAATATGGACGGCTATTCGATTTAGATGTTATTTGGTTTGATGAAAAACTCAAAAATATTAGTCGACAAGTGCTCAAACATCCTAGTCGAAAATGCTTGATTTGTCAAAAGGATGCGAAGGAATGTGGCCGTTCTCGACAACACTCTATTGAAGAATTACAAAATAAAATTTACGAAATGGTAAGCATAGGAAAGGAGCAATAG
- the citF gene encoding citrate lyase subunit alpha — MVLNKVGKEIPQQYAEQYGIYEGELAHINQYKETSRKINPVKPRDQKLLGSIREAIEKTGLKDGMTISFHHHFREGDYVMNMVMEEIDKMGIKNLSIAPSSIANVHAPLIDHIKNGVVTNITSSGLRDKVGAAISSGIMENPVVIRSHGGRARAIAAGDIHIDVAFLGAPSSDEYGNANGTKGKANCGSLGYAMVDAEYADQVVIITDTLVSYPNTPISIPQTNVDYVVEVDAIGDPQGIAKGATRFTKNPKELLIAEYAAKVITSSPYYKQGFSFQTGTGGSSLAVTRFIREKMLKDGIKASFTLGGITNAMIELLEEGLVEKIIDVQDFDYPSAVSLGINADHYEIDANMYASPLSKGAVINQLDTSVLSALEIDTDFNVNVITGSDGVIRGASGGHSDTSMACKMSLVLSPLVRGRIPTFVDQVNTVVTPGDSIDVIVTEVGIAINPNRNDLIEHFKLLDVPQFTIQELKEKAYAIVGTPDSIQYGDKVVALIEYRDGSLIDVVKNV, encoded by the coding sequence ATGGTATTAAATAAAGTGGGTAAAGAGATTCCTCAACAATATGCAGAACAATACGGTATCTATGAAGGAGAACTTGCTCATATTAATCAGTATAAAGAAACGAGCCGTAAAATTAATCCAGTTAAACCAAGAGATCAAAAATTGCTAGGCAGTATCCGAGAAGCAATCGAAAAAACTGGCTTAAAAGACGGTATGACAATCTCTTTTCATCATCATTTTCGTGAAGGAGACTACGTAATGAATATGGTGATGGAAGAAATTGATAAAATGGGTATTAAAAACCTTTCCATTGCGCCAAGTTCAATTGCCAATGTTCATGCACCGCTGATTGATCATATCAAGAATGGTGTTGTGACCAATATTACCTCTTCAGGATTAAGAGATAAAGTTGGGGCAGCAATTTCTTCTGGAATTATGGAGAATCCAGTTGTGATTCGTTCTCATGGTGGACGTGCTCGAGCAATTGCTGCGGGAGACATTCATATTGATGTTGCTTTTTTAGGTGCACCAAGTTCTGATGAATATGGTAATGCTAATGGAACAAAAGGAAAAGCGAATTGTGGTTCATTAGGTTATGCGATGGTGGATGCAGAATATGCAGACCAAGTCGTGATTATTACTGATACACTAGTGAGTTATCCCAATACTCCCATTAGTATTCCACAAACAAATGTTGATTATGTCGTTGAAGTGGATGCAATTGGTGATCCTCAGGGAATAGCCAAAGGAGCAACACGTTTTACAAAAAATCCTAAAGAGTTATTGATTGCAGAATATGCTGCGAAAGTAATTACCTCTTCACCGTATTATAAACAAGGTTTTTCTTTCCAAACAGGAACGGGTGGTTCATCTCTAGCAGTCACACGTTTCATCAGAGAAAAAATGCTTAAAGATGGTATTAAAGCAAGTTTTACATTGGGAGGGATTACAAATGCAATGATTGAACTTTTAGAGGAAGGATTGGTTGAAAAAATTATTGATGTACAGGATTTTGACTACCCTTCAGCTGTTTCTTTAGGAATAAATGCAGACCATTATGAGATTGATGCGAACATGTATGCCTCACCTTTGAGTAAAGGAGCGGTTATCAATCAGCTGGATACCTCTGTTTTATCAGCTTTGGAAATAGATACAGATTTTAATGTGAATGTCATTACAGGTTCGGATGGGGTAATTCGAGGCGCTTCAGGCGGACATTCAGATACTAGTATGGCCTGTAAAATGAGCTTAGTACTTTCACCATTAGTTCGTGGTAGAATTCCAACTTTCGTCGATCAAGTAAATACAGTTGTCACACCTGGTGATAGTATAGATGTGATTGTTACAGAAGTAGGAATAGCAATTAATCCGAATCGAAATGATTTAATTGAACACTTTAAGTTATTAGATGTACCGCAGTTTACAATTCAAGAATTAAAAGAAAAAGCTTATGCAATCGTAGGCACACCAGATTCAATCCAATATGGGGATAAGGTGGTAGCTTTAATCGAATATCGAGACGGTAGTTTGATTGATGTGGTTAAAAATGTCTGA
- the citE gene encoding citrate (pro-3S)-lyase subunit beta produces MEQLRRTMMFVPGANAAMLRDAPLYGADSLMFDLEDAVSLKEKDSARVLVHSALKTFDYSKVETVVRINSLDSGGKQDVAAMVLAGVDVIRLPKTETAQDIIEVEEVITEVESKAGIEIGRTKMMAAIESAEGVLNASDIAQSSTRLIGIALGAEDYVTNLKTRRYSDGQELLFARSMILHAARVAGISAIDTVYSDVDNIEGFQNEVRTIKQLGFDGKSVINPRQIPLVNQIYAPTEKEIQSAKEVIWGIREAEAKGSGVISVNGKMVDKPIVERAERVIALAIAAKLITKEEV; encoded by the coding sequence ATGGAACAATTGAGAAGAACAATGATGTTTGTACCTGGTGCAAATGCGGCAATGCTCCGAGATGCACCATTGTATGGTGCAGATTCCCTTATGTTTGATTTAGAAGATGCGGTTTCTTTAAAAGAAAAAGATTCTGCCAGAGTTCTAGTTCATTCAGCTTTAAAAACATTTGATTACAGCAAAGTGGAAACGGTTGTACGTATCAATAGCTTAGATTCAGGTGGAAAACAAGATGTTGCAGCTATGGTTTTGGCTGGTGTTGATGTTATCAGATTGCCGAAGACCGAAACAGCACAGGATATCATTGAGGTAGAAGAAGTTATTACAGAAGTTGAAAGTAAAGCAGGAATTGAAATCGGTAGAACAAAAATGATGGCCGCAATTGAATCTGCAGAAGGGGTACTAAATGCATCCGATATTGCGCAAAGCTCAACACGATTGATTGGTATTGCTTTAGGAGCTGAAGATTATGTAACCAATTTAAAGACACGTCGCTATTCGGATGGTCAAGAGTTGCTTTTTGCTCGCAGTATGATTTTACACGCTGCCCGAGTTGCTGGAATTTCAGCAATTGATACAGTTTATTCTGATGTTGACAATATCGAAGGTTTTCAAAACGAAGTACGAACGATTAAACAATTAGGATTTGATGGAAAATCAGTTATCAATCCACGACAAATTCCTTTGGTAAATCAAATTTACGCGCCAACTGAAAAAGAGATTCAATCTGCTAAAGAAGTTATTTGGGGGATCAGAGAAGCAGAAGCAAAAGGTTCTGGTGTTATTTCTGTTAATGGAAAAATGGTAGACAAACCTATTGTTGAACGTGCAGAACGAGTTATCGCATTAGCCATAGCAGCAAAATTGATTACAAAGGAGGAAGTTTAA
- the citD gene encoding citrate lyase acyl carrier protein, with translation MKIIKTAVAGTMESSDIMLTIQPIDSQGIHIDLESSVEKQFGRQIRKVITDTLSHLNVTGVEVIAVDKGALDCTIKARTLTAVHRAAEKDNYDWEEIDSWNN, from the coding sequence GTGAAAATTATTAAAACCGCTGTTGCGGGAACCATGGAATCGAGTGATATCATGCTTACGATTCAGCCTATTGATTCACAGGGAATTCATATTGATCTAGAAAGTAGCGTAGAAAAACAATTTGGACGTCAGATTCGCAAAGTAATCACAGATACTTTAAGTCATTTAAATGTAACTGGAGTGGAAGTCATTGCTGTTGATAAAGGAGCTTTGGATTGTACGATCAAAGCTCGAACACTTACAGCTGTTCATCGTGCTGCTGAAAAGGACAATTATGACTGGGAGGAGATTGACTCATGGAACAATTGA
- a CDS encoding OadG-related small transporter subunit: MSINIEDLKTSFELLVLGWGGVFLVLFIIYLSSKLLTKLFPVKKK; encoded by the coding sequence ATGTCAATTAATATAGAAGATTTAAAAACCTCCTTTGAACTGCTTGTTTTAGGTTGGGGCGGAGTTTTCTTGGTACTATTTATTATTTACTTGTCATCGAAACTTTTGACGAAACTATTTCCAGTTAAGAAAAAGTAA
- a CDS encoding sodium ion-translocating decarboxylase subunit beta — protein METLIQGILGMGQEPGRIVMMLIGGLLMYLGIKKEYEPTLLVPMGLGTILVNFPNSGVLFAGGEPGPFNVLFDFGISTELFPLLLFIGIGAMIDFGPLLQNPFMLLFGAAAQFGIFFTIIMAVLLGFDLFDAASIGIIGAADGPTSIFVANTLNSKYMGAIMVAAYSYMSLVPIIQPVAIKAVTTKAERRIRMTYRAGEVSQTAKILFPVVISIVAGLIAPVSLPLVGFLMFGNLLRECGVLDRLSLTAQNELVNIISILLGLSISVSMNYEDFLQVDTLMVIGLGLIAFVMDSIGGVLFAKFINLFRKEKVNPMIGAAGISAFPMSSRVIQKMATDEDPQNFILMHAAGANVSGQIASVIAGGLLLAFLA, from the coding sequence GTGGAGACATTAATTCAAGGTATTTTAGGTATGGGACAAGAACCCGGAAGAATCGTTATGATGCTGATTGGTGGACTATTGATGTACTTAGGAATCAAGAAGGAATATGAACCAACTTTACTTGTACCTATGGGATTAGGAACAATTTTAGTCAACTTTCCAAATTCTGGGGTATTATTCGCTGGTGGAGAACCAGGACCTTTCAATGTGTTGTTCGATTTTGGAATTTCAACAGAATTATTCCCTTTACTGTTATTTATTGGAATAGGCGCAATGATTGATTTTGGACCATTACTACAAAATCCATTTATGCTCTTATTTGGAGCTGCTGCTCAATTTGGAATTTTCTTTACAATTATTATGGCTGTTCTATTAGGATTTGATTTATTCGATGCTGCGTCTATTGGAATTATTGGCGCTGCAGATGGTCCGACTTCTATTTTTGTGGCTAATACACTTAATTCTAAATATATGGGGGCAATCATGGTGGCGGCCTATTCATATATGTCATTAGTTCCAATTATCCAACCAGTGGCGATTAAAGCAGTTACAACTAAGGCAGAGCGTCGGATACGAATGACTTATCGTGCTGGAGAAGTATCACAAACAGCTAAAATCTTATTCCCAGTTGTCATTTCAATTGTTGCTGGGTTAATTGCACCAGTATCGTTACCGTTAGTCGGCTTTTTGATGTTTGGTAATTTGTTACGTGAATGTGGTGTATTAGACCGCTTATCTTTGACTGCTCAAAATGAATTAGTTAACATTATCAGTATTTTGCTAGGATTATCTATTTCAGTCAGTATGAATTATGAAGACTTTTTACAAGTAGATACGTTAATGGTTATTGGTTTAGGTTTGATTGCTTTTGTTATGGATTCTATTGGCGGTGTGTTGTTTGCGAAATTTATCAATCTGTTCCGCAAGGAGAAAGTAAACCCGATGATTGGTGCTGCAGGAATCTCAGCTTTTCCAATGTCTAGTCGAGTGATTCAAAAGATGGCGACTGATGAAGATCCGCAGAACTTCATTTTAATGCATGCTGCTGGTGCAAACGTTTCTGGTCAAATTGCTTCTGTTATTGCTGGCGGTTTATTGTTAGCGTTTTTAGCTTAA
- a CDS encoding acetyl-CoA carboxylase biotin carboxyl carrier protein subunit, translated as MLRKFKISIDGTEYLVEMEEVGAVQQPVAVSAPAAPAPVPEPEPQETPAPVATSQAGVDAMVAPMPGTVLKILVKTGDAVQANQPLLILEAMKMENEIVANQAGTVNGIHVTQGQVVNPGEPLLTIK; from the coding sequence ATGTTACGAAAATTTAAAATCTCAATTGATGGTACGGAATACTTAGTAGAAATGGAAGAAGTGGGGGCGGTACAACAGCCAGTAGCAGTTTCTGCACCGGCAGCACCAGCACCAGTTCCTGAACCAGAGCCTCAAGAAACACCGGCGCCAGTAGCAACATCACAAGCAGGAGTCGATGCAATGGTTGCACCTATGCCGGGTACAGTATTGAAAATTTTAGTAAAAACAGGAGATGCTGTACAAGCGAATCAACCACTATTGATTTTAGAAGCTATGAAAATGGAAAATGAAATCGTAGCAAACCAAGCAGGAACTGTTAATGGCATTCATGTTACACAAGGTCAAGTGGTTAATCCAGGTGAACCATTATTAACTATTAAATAA